In one Spirosoma rigui genomic region, the following are encoded:
- the gcvT gene encoding glycine cleavage system aminomethyltransferase GcvT: MSLKQVPLHHIHQQLGAKIVPFAGFEMPVRYSSDLDEHNTVRTGVGVFDVSHMGEFMLKGEGALALIQRVSANDASTLFDGKVQYSYLPNGRGGIVDDLLVYRISALEYMLVVNASNIDKDWNWINQHVDADADVTLVNISDDMCLFAVQGPLAAKALESLTPAKLDSMGYYTFEKTDFAGYANVIVSATGYTGAGGFEIYVSNHQAEGVWNAIMEAGAPYGIKPIGLGARDTLRLEMGYNLYGSDISDETSPLEAGLGWVTKFTHDFIDADLLKQQKEQGLTRKLVAFEMIDRGIPRGHYELTDAEGQTIGEVTSGTQSPTLGKGIGMGYVPVAFSKPGSDLFVKVRDRLLKAQVVKLPFVKK; the protein is encoded by the coding sequence ATGTCGCTCAAGCAAGTCCCTCTCCATCACATTCATCAACAACTGGGCGCGAAGATCGTGCCGTTTGCGGGCTTCGAAATGCCCGTCCGTTATTCATCCGACCTCGACGAGCACAACACCGTCCGCACGGGCGTTGGCGTTTTTGACGTCTCGCACATGGGCGAGTTTATGCTCAAAGGTGAAGGCGCGCTGGCCCTGATCCAGCGGGTATCGGCCAACGACGCCAGCACCCTCTTCGATGGCAAGGTGCAGTACAGCTACCTGCCCAACGGCCGGGGCGGGATCGTCGACGACCTGCTCGTGTACCGTATCAGCGCGCTGGAGTACATGCTGGTGGTCAACGCATCGAACATCGACAAAGACTGGAACTGGATCAATCAGCACGTTGACGCCGATGCCGACGTAACGCTGGTGAACATCTCCGACGACATGTGCCTGTTCGCCGTGCAGGGGCCCCTAGCGGCCAAAGCGCTCGAATCGCTCACGCCCGCCAAACTCGACTCGATGGGCTATTACACCTTCGAGAAAACCGATTTTGCCGGTTACGCCAACGTGATTGTATCGGCTACGGGCTATACCGGCGCGGGCGGTTTTGAAATCTACGTATCGAATCACCAGGCAGAGGGTGTCTGGAATGCCATCATGGAAGCGGGTGCCCCCTACGGCATCAAACCCATTGGCCTTGGTGCGCGTGATACGCTCCGGCTCGAAATGGGCTACAATCTCTACGGTAGCGACATCTCCGACGAGACATCTCCGCTGGAAGCCGGGCTGGGCTGGGTTACCAAATTCACCCACGATTTCATCGACGCCGACCTTCTGAAGCAACAGAAAGAGCAGGGACTCACCCGCAAGCTCGTTGCTTTTGAAATGATCGACCGGGGCATTCCACGCGGCCACTACGAACTGACCGACGCCGAAGGCCAAACCATTGGCGAAGTCACCTCCGGCACGCAGTCACCCACGCTCGGCAAGGGCATTGGCATGGGCTACGTACCCGTCGCATTCAGCAAACCCGGCTCCGACCTGTTCGTGAAAGTCCGCGACCGGCTCCTCAAAGCCCAGGTTGTTAAATTACCATTTGTCAAAAAATAG
- a CDS encoding 2-phosphosulfolactate phosphatase, with translation MKQIDVCLTPDLLHLHDVENTIVVVADVFRATSCMVTAFAYGVKTIIPVATIEECQQWQERGYLAAAERNARRVDGFELDNSPFTYMDEQIRDADVAMTTTNGTLAITRSRSAVKVLVGSFLNLEAIVRYLKTERYDVMVLCAGWKGRVNLEDTLFAGALVDRLKDSYAMAEDSAIMAWRLYEQGKDNLAAYLSNSSHIKRLQRLGIQKDITYCLQHDLYDVVPVLRGNALVAMDVS, from the coding sequence ATGAAACAAATAGACGTTTGTCTGACCCCTGATTTATTACACCTGCACGACGTAGAAAACACCATCGTCGTTGTAGCCGACGTATTCCGGGCGACGTCCTGCATGGTTACGGCCTTTGCTTACGGCGTGAAAACGATCATTCCGGTAGCTACCATTGAAGAATGCCAGCAGTGGCAGGAGCGCGGCTACCTGGCCGCAGCCGAACGCAACGCCCGCCGGGTCGATGGGTTTGAACTGGACAACTCACCCTTCACTTACATGGACGAGCAGATCCGGGATGCCGATGTAGCCATGACCACCACCAACGGAACCCTGGCCATCACGCGGTCGCGGTCGGCGGTGAAAGTACTCGTCGGCTCCTTCCTGAACCTCGAAGCCATTGTGCGGTACCTGAAAACCGAGCGGTACGATGTGATGGTGCTGTGTGCCGGCTGGAAAGGCCGCGTTAACCTGGAAGATACGCTGTTTGCCGGCGCGCTGGTCGACCGGCTCAAAGACAGCTACGCTATGGCCGAAGACAGCGCCATTATGGCGTGGCGGCTGTATGAGCAGGGTAAAGATAACCTGGCCGCTTACCTCTCCAACTCGTCGCACATCAAACGACTTCAGCGGTTAGGTATCCAGAAAGACATTACTTACTGCCTCCAGCACGACCTTTATGACGTTGTACCTGTCCTGCGCGGCAACGCCCTGGTAGCGATGGACGTATCGTAA
- a CDS encoding DHA2 family efflux MFS transporter permease subunit: MNQPSGFRRWIVVITAISAAIIELIDISIVNVGLTDIAGNLGVTIEDVSWVVTAYAIANVIVIPMTSFLQGYFGRKNYYVASIILFTIASYGCGLSDNLWMLVAFRFLQGIGGGALLSTSQGLMYDAFPPSQRAVASALFGMGIVLGPTLGPTLGGYIIDNYHWSWMFYINVPIGILAVFLSLTFIDKKEEELNINRSAIKIDTFGIFLLAVGVGCLQYVLERGESDDWFDSSLIRWLTIATVIALPLFVWWELRGTKTPVVDLRTLKNRNLVVGSLLVVVVGYGLFTSVLLYPLFAQRIVGMTATQTGKLLMPGGLVTLPMFAITGRLLAKGVSPRLIVIFGYIAFATFCFTMSTYNADASSGDFIFALIIRGIGLALVNVPLINQSVSTLEPRQLPTGIAIVNMMRQLGGAFGVAITNTYVTQRNAVHRNDLIANLQPENPALTERLTGLTQGLIAKGINSFDAVQGAYKNLDLIISRQALMISYLDTFRLAGLFFVVSFPLLFLLKNRKMDAATAKAVADAAH; this comes from the coding sequence ATGAATCAACCATCCGGATTTCGCCGGTGGATCGTGGTGATCACGGCCATCTCGGCGGCTATTATCGAACTGATCGATATCTCGATCGTGAACGTCGGTCTGACCGACATTGCCGGGAACCTCGGGGTTACGATCGAAGACGTATCGTGGGTTGTTACGGCCTATGCCATTGCCAACGTCATCGTGATTCCAATGACGAGTTTTTTGCAGGGCTATTTCGGCCGCAAAAACTACTACGTCGCGTCCATCATTCTGTTTACGATCGCATCTTACGGCTGCGGCCTGTCCGACAATCTCTGGATGCTGGTTGCGTTCCGCTTCCTGCAGGGCATTGGCGGGGGGGCGTTGCTGTCGACCTCACAGGGGCTCATGTACGACGCGTTTCCGCCTTCGCAGCGGGCGGTGGCCTCGGCGCTGTTCGGGATGGGTATCGTACTCGGTCCTACGCTCGGCCCCACGCTCGGTGGCTACATCATCGACAATTACCACTGGAGCTGGATGTTCTATATCAACGTACCCATTGGTATTCTGGCGGTTTTTCTGAGCCTGACATTCATCGACAAAAAGGAGGAAGAGCTTAACATCAACCGAAGTGCCATCAAAATCGATACGTTCGGCATTTTCCTGCTGGCGGTAGGTGTGGGCTGTCTGCAATACGTACTGGAGCGGGGCGAGTCTGATGACTGGTTCGACAGTTCACTTATTCGCTGGTTGACCATCGCCACGGTCATAGCGCTGCCGCTGTTTGTCTGGTGGGAGCTGCGGGGTACGAAAACGCCGGTGGTGGATCTGCGAACGCTCAAGAACCGAAACTTGGTCGTTGGCTCCCTGCTCGTCGTGGTCGTTGGCTACGGTCTCTTTACGTCGGTGCTGCTGTATCCATTGTTTGCCCAGCGTATCGTGGGCATGACGGCTACCCAAACGGGTAAGCTGCTGATGCCGGGTGGGCTTGTTACGCTGCCGATGTTTGCCATTACCGGGCGGCTGCTGGCCAAGGGCGTCTCGCCGAGACTCATCGTCATCTTCGGGTACATCGCCTTCGCTACGTTCTGCTTCACGATGTCGACTTACAACGCCGATGCCTCATCGGGCGATTTCATCTTCGCGCTTATTATTCGGGGTATCGGGCTGGCGCTGGTTAACGTACCGCTCATCAACCAGTCGGTGTCGACGCTCGAACCACGTCAGCTGCCAACCGGCATTGCCATTGTGAACATGATGCGGCAGCTGGGCGGAGCGTTTGGCGTAGCCATCACCAATACGTATGTCACGCAGCGGAATGCGGTACACCGGAATGACCTCATTGCGAATTTACAGCCCGAGAATCCAGCCCTGACGGAGCGACTGACGGGCCTTACGCAGGGGTTGATTGCCAAAGGGATTAATTCGTTCGACGCCGTACAGGGGGCCTACAAGAACCTCGACCTGATCATTTCGCGGCAAGCGCTCATGATCTCCTACCTCGATACGTTTCGGCTGGCGGGACTGTTTTTCGTTGTTTCTTTCCCCTTGTTATTCCTGCTTAAAAACAGAAAAATGGACGCGGCAACGGCGAAAGCGGTTGCTGATGCGGCTCACTAA
- a CDS encoding TonB family protein translates to MKTFLFFCASLIVTSAFAQEPVYQPFEADSAAQPRGGIPLLNAFLQNNLRKPVEAAAKGVGGRVILSAIVEPDGHVSNVKLMQSFRPDCDREAIRVFSLFNAWQPAYKGGKPVRQSVTMPVTIKPTTPYLYANGARVSYYDAKQNLLPDSSDRAQFKQLTPLDTNGLPNGNIVVFQRKRQEWKESYVLPFVRKKTNRRTPSGKAIFMQGVQLADGQWQDWVVETDADGKLVGQAFYENTRPVNYELTYHPNGVVAQRTDYGESGNTLTSWYPNGQVKQVWVIPEQKAMTVNKPAQVTAFWDSTGQQQVRQGNGIATYRVPVRSRADSARQTYLIERGTYTAGVKQGIWTGHYADGSYFYQEQYEQGVCQGGKAQTAGSDTIRYATHEQQPEFKGGMPGLGNFLAQNLRYPSSAQRASAQGKVFISFVVCTDGSLCDYEVIKGVHPDLDEEALRVVKQMNGKWTPGIQRGQAVRVKYNMPINFTLN, encoded by the coding sequence ATGAAAACCTTTCTCTTTTTCTGTGCTTCCCTCATCGTGACAAGCGCGTTTGCTCAGGAACCTGTTTACCAACCTTTCGAAGCCGACAGTGCCGCTCAGCCACGCGGGGGCATCCCCTTGCTGAATGCTTTCCTGCAGAACAACCTGCGTAAACCCGTCGAAGCAGCAGCCAAAGGCGTTGGCGGCCGGGTTATTCTGAGCGCTATCGTCGAACCCGATGGCCACGTATCCAACGTAAAGCTGATGCAGTCTTTCCGACCCGACTGCGACCGGGAAGCTATCCGTGTGTTCAGCCTCTTCAACGCCTGGCAACCGGCTTATAAGGGCGGCAAACCCGTTCGGCAGTCGGTTACCATGCCGGTTACCATCAAACCAACCACACCGTATCTGTACGCCAACGGAGCCCGGGTCAGCTATTATGATGCGAAGCAGAATCTGCTGCCCGACAGCAGCGACCGCGCCCAGTTCAAACAGCTTACCCCTTTGGACACTAACGGTTTGCCCAACGGCAACATCGTTGTCTTTCAGCGAAAGCGGCAGGAGTGGAAAGAATCATACGTATTGCCTTTTGTCCGGAAAAAGACCAATCGACGCACGCCATCCGGAAAAGCCATTTTCATGCAGGGTGTGCAACTGGCCGATGGACAATGGCAGGACTGGGTTGTTGAGACCGACGCAGACGGGAAGCTGGTCGGCCAGGCCTTTTACGAGAACACCAGGCCCGTAAATTACGAACTGACCTATCACCCCAATGGCGTAGTGGCGCAGCGCACCGATTATGGCGAGTCGGGAAACACCCTGACGTCGTGGTACCCGAATGGGCAGGTGAAGCAGGTGTGGGTCATTCCCGAACAAAAAGCCATGACCGTTAACAAACCCGCGCAGGTAACGGCATTCTGGGACAGCACGGGGCAACAGCAGGTGCGGCAGGGAAATGGCATTGCTACGTACCGGGTGCCCGTTAGATCCCGCGCCGACTCAGCCCGGCAGACGTACTTGATCGAGCGGGGTACCTATACCGCGGGGGTGAAGCAGGGCATCTGGACAGGTCACTACGCCGACGGGTCCTATTTTTACCAGGAACAGTATGAACAGGGGGTGTGCCAGGGTGGCAAGGCCCAAACGGCCGGGAGCGATACCATTCGCTACGCCACCCACGAACAGCAACCGGAATTCAAAGGCGGTATGCCCGGACTGGGCAACTTTCTCGCCCAGAATCTCCGGTACCCGTCCAGTGCTCAGCGCGCCAGTGCCCAAGGCAAAGTCTTTATCAGTTTCGTGGTCTGCACCGACGGCAGCCTCTGCGATTATGAAGTAATCAAGGGGGTGCACCCCGATCTGGATGAGGAAGCACTGCGGGTTGTCAAACAGATGAACGGCAAGTGGACACCCGGCATTCAGCGCGGTCAGGCCGTTCGGGTGAAGTACAATATGCCCATTAATTTCACCCTGAACTGA
- a CDS encoding 3-keto-disaccharide hydrolase: MKSFAFTAHSIGRALLIGLTAAGLAFTAKEPVGVGVRAPNGAEVLFDGSRKMLDEKWVYWEGPRLAATMPIKWQIEKDPAGSGTVMNTNDPAAAGGKYGAADIVTKEAFRDFRLHVEFYVSKPGGNSGVYLQNRYEVQIFDGDTTSHGLGAIINESKSPYKYYTGPGKWNAYDIQFRAARFTDGKRTEPAMATIYLNGTKVHTNQTINQVWGGPNSGIDGGNDGGKGITDTPGGIKLQAEGHDVLYRNIWIRKLDLKQANTDF, encoded by the coding sequence ATGAAGTCATTCGCTTTCACTGCTCATTCAATTGGCCGGGCGCTGCTCATTGGGTTGACCGCTGCCGGACTCGCGTTCACCGCCAAAGAGCCTGTTGGCGTGGGTGTCCGTGCCCCGAACGGAGCCGAAGTTCTCTTCGATGGGTCGCGCAAGATGCTCGACGAGAAATGGGTTTACTGGGAAGGCCCCCGTCTGGCAGCTACGATGCCCATCAAGTGGCAGATCGAGAAAGATCCGGCCGGTTCCGGTACGGTCATGAACACAAACGACCCGGCTGCGGCCGGTGGTAAATACGGGGCGGCCGATATTGTTACCAAAGAAGCCTTCCGCGATTTCCGGCTGCACGTCGAATTCTACGTCAGTAAGCCGGGCGGCAACAGCGGGGTATACCTGCAGAATCGCTACGAGGTTCAGATTTTCGACGGAGATACCACCTCGCACGGGCTGGGCGCCATCATCAACGAGTCGAAGTCGCCCTACAAGTATTACACCGGTCCCGGCAAGTGGAACGCCTACGATATTCAGTTCCGGGCTGCCCGGTTCACCGATGGTAAGCGCACCGAACCCGCTATGGCAACTATTTACCTCAATGGGACGAAAGTCCATACCAACCAGACCATCAATCAGGTATGGGGCGGACCTAACTCGGGTATTGACGGGGGTAATGACGGCGGCAAAGGCATTACCGATACGCCGGGCGGCATTAAACTCCAGGCCGAAGGGCACGATGTGTTGTACCGTAACATCTGGATCCGTAAACTGGATTTGAAACAGGCTAATACCGATTTCTAA
- a CDS encoding HlyD family secretion protein, producing the protein MATETYTPTEEKSALQTYLPRIIIALVVLVGGYFGFQAFQHSQHYESTDNAQIEGNSAPVLARVAGYVQAVNVDDYATVKRGQSLVTIDPQEYDVALAQVEADYQQSVADLATAQADLATAQATARNVAQNARVAQSTAQVQAARRDKARQDLQRDQNLYKEQSLTRKQLEDTQNNVEVQGRQYDANVEQITLAKTSQGVAQAGIARAQANIQKIQAVLKVKQAAIDNAKLRQSYARLTAPIAGKIGRKNVVVGQYVQPGQNLFTIVADSTFWVVANFKETQLEKMKIGQEVDIKLDAYPDLAIKGKVASLSEATGARFALLPADNASGNFVKVTQRVPVKIEIVNPQQYKNQLRAGLSVDADVRVAD; encoded by the coding sequence ATGGCAACGGAAACTTATACGCCAACCGAAGAGAAAAGCGCGTTACAAACGTATTTACCCCGAATTATCATTGCCCTGGTCGTGCTCGTGGGCGGTTATTTTGGCTTTCAGGCCTTCCAGCACAGCCAGCACTATGAATCGACCGACAACGCCCAGATTGAAGGTAATTCGGCTCCCGTACTGGCCCGCGTGGCCGGTTATGTACAGGCCGTCAACGTCGATGACTACGCAACTGTGAAACGCGGACAATCCCTCGTCACCATCGATCCGCAGGAGTATGACGTTGCGCTGGCGCAGGTCGAGGCCGACTACCAGCAATCGGTGGCTGATCTGGCCACGGCTCAGGCCGATCTGGCTACAGCCCAGGCCACAGCCCGTAACGTAGCGCAGAATGCCCGCGTCGCGCAGTCGACTGCGCAGGTCCAGGCCGCCCGGCGCGATAAAGCCCGGCAGGATCTTCAGCGCGATCAGAACCTGTACAAAGAGCAGTCGCTGACGCGCAAGCAGCTCGAAGACACGCAGAATAACGTAGAGGTGCAGGGCCGCCAGTACGATGCCAACGTGGAACAGATCACGCTGGCCAAAACATCGCAGGGCGTGGCGCAGGCGGGCATTGCCCGGGCGCAGGCCAACATCCAGAAAATTCAGGCGGTCCTCAAAGTGAAGCAGGCTGCTATCGACAATGCCAAATTACGGCAGAGCTACGCCCGGCTGACTGCCCCCATCGCCGGCAAAATTGGCCGGAAGAACGTCGTGGTCGGACAGTACGTACAACCCGGTCAGAACCTGTTTACAATCGTTGCCGACTCCACGTTCTGGGTAGTGGCCAACTTCAAGGAAACGCAACTGGAGAAAATGAAGATCGGCCAGGAAGTCGACATCAAACTCGACGCTTATCCTGACCTGGCCATCAAAGGAAAGGTAGCCTCGCTCTCAGAAGCGACGGGTGCCCGCTTCGCCCTGCTGCCCGCCGACAATGCCTCCGGAAACTTCGTGAAAGTAACCCAGCGGGTGCCGGTGAAAATCGAGATCGTGAACCCCCAGCAGTACAAAAACCAGCTGCGGGCCGGCCTGAGTGTAGACGCTGACGTACGCGTAGCCGACTAA
- a CDS encoding NAD-dependent succinate-semialdehyde dehydrogenase, producing the protein MTFQSINPYNQQPLASYRADSDAAITRKIKLADRAFTTWSGLALAERVVYLRRVGDYLATHKESLGDLITAEMGKTRNEGAAEVDKCATSCTFYADHAEAFLADQPIDIDNNNRAFITYQPLGPVLAIMPWNFPFWQVFRFAIPGLLAGNVGLLKHAPNVFGCAVAIEEVFKHCGLPDGVFQSLLIDVAPVERILQDKRVRAVTLTGSGRAGSSVASLAGRAIKKSVLELGGSDALIVLADADLERAAETAVKSRMQNAGQSCIAAKRFIVEKSVKKQFTELVLHHIRQIQQGDPTNEATTMGPMARPDLADAIERQFQASVQQGAKSLTGSMARNGCNVQPILLDRVKPGMAAFDEETFGPMAALIEANDEADAIRLTNLSDFGLGSALWTQDLDKADRLARQIQAGSVFVNGLMRSDARVPFGGIKNSGFGRELSEIGMKEFVNVKTVWIDG; encoded by the coding sequence ATGACGTTTCAATCCATCAATCCCTACAACCAGCAACCGCTGGCATCATACCGTGCCGACAGCGACGCGGCCATCACGCGCAAGATCAAGCTGGCCGACCGGGCCTTTACTACCTGGTCGGGGCTGGCATTGGCCGAACGTGTCGTTTACCTGCGCCGGGTGGGCGACTACCTGGCTACCCATAAAGAGTCGCTGGGTGATCTGATTACCGCCGAGATGGGCAAAACCCGCAACGAAGGGGCCGCAGAAGTCGATAAATGTGCTACAAGCTGCACGTTTTACGCCGACCATGCCGAAGCCTTCCTGGCCGACCAGCCCATCGATATAGACAACAATAACCGCGCCTTTATCACCTACCAGCCACTGGGCCCGGTACTGGCCATTATGCCCTGGAATTTTCCTTTCTGGCAGGTCTTTCGCTTTGCCATTCCCGGTCTGCTGGCGGGTAATGTCGGCCTGCTTAAACATGCGCCCAACGTCTTCGGCTGCGCGGTAGCCATTGAGGAAGTCTTTAAGCACTGCGGCCTGCCCGACGGCGTGTTTCAGTCATTGCTGATCGACGTAGCACCGGTTGAGCGTATCCTGCAGGACAAACGGGTGCGGGCCGTAACGCTCACGGGCAGCGGCCGGGCGGGATCGTCGGTGGCGAGTCTGGCCGGGCGGGCGATCAAAAAGTCGGTGCTGGAACTGGGGGGATCGGATGCGCTGATCGTACTGGCCGACGCCGATCTGGAACGGGCGGCCGAAACTGCCGTAAAATCCCGGATGCAGAATGCCGGTCAAAGTTGCATTGCCGCCAAGCGGTTCATCGTGGAGAAGTCGGTTAAAAAGCAATTTACCGAACTCGTTCTCCACCACATCCGGCAGATCCAGCAGGGCGACCCCACCAACGAGGCAACAACCATGGGGCCCATGGCTCGACCTGACCTCGCCGATGCCATCGAACGCCAGTTTCAGGCATCGGTGCAGCAAGGAGCTAAATCACTGACGGGCAGCATGGCGCGGAATGGCTGCAACGTTCAACCCATACTCCTCGACCGGGTGAAGCCGGGCATGGCCGCTTTCGACGAAGAAACCTTCGGTCCAATGGCTGCCCTGATCGAAGCCAATGATGAAGCCGACGCCATCCGGCTGACCAATCTGTCGGACTTTGGTCTGGGTTCGGCCCTGTGGACGCAGGATCTGGATAAAGCCGACCGGCTGGCGCGGCAGATTCAGGCGGGATCCGTGTTTGTGAATGGACTGATGCGCTCCGACGCCCGGGTGCCCTTCGGGGGCATCAAAAACTCCGGTTTTGGCCGTGAGTTGTCGGAGATCGGCATGAAGGAGTTTGTCAACGTGAAAACGGTTTGGATAGACGGGTAA
- a CDS encoding MarR family winged helix-turn-helix transcriptional regulator: MDSYMEPRLHELGFTDFKTSYLAFLANIEEKGITNNELAKRACVTKQMMSKTVSLLESEGYIYTEKSETDSRSNRIFMNDRGFQLLYAVRDCTQEAHSKLAGIVGQERLEETIDTLRTLADELEKEELDNKTNL, encoded by the coding sequence ATGGACAGTTATATGGAACCCCGCCTGCACGAACTGGGCTTCACCGACTTTAAAACCAGCTACCTGGCTTTCCTCGCCAACATCGAAGAAAAAGGAATTACCAACAACGAGCTGGCCAAACGGGCTTGTGTCACCAAACAGATGATGAGCAAGACGGTAAGCCTGCTCGAATCAGAAGGGTATATCTACACCGAGAAAAGCGAGACGGACTCGCGGTCGAACCGAATTTTCATGAATGACCGGGGCTTCCAGCTGCTTTACGCCGTTCGGGATTGCACCCAGGAAGCGCACAGCAAACTCGCCGGTATTGTGGGACAGGAGCGGCTTGAGGAAACCATTGATACCTTACGTACGCTGGCCGACGAACTGGAAAAAGAAGAACTGGACAACAAAACAAATCTCTAA
- a CDS encoding TolC family protein: protein MKLHQLTCVGLLLTGAVQAQTPSVTIPDDLRALVQQANTNYPVLKQQQQQIQAGEVRVDIARTALKPNVSGNASYQYVNPVAKATLPVNGRDQTIQFQPNHNVNAYVGVGQTIYDWGRTNAAVRQASDNVQLLRRTMDITQQNLAYQVAAAYYAIGFLQRSLIVQDSVISTAGANVKLLINRLQNGDALEYDVLTQAVRVKTAQNRRIEIQNQLERQLAVLTYLTGDANPAVAGAAAQFSAQTPAGFGTTQPYNLDGDLQAVVAQNKDVQLAQDRVRQAETDILVTNLTSRPSLAFTGSAGYRNGYLPEINNPRFNIAAGVALAVPIYAGKRYQLQNQAARLSLDASRYAVENASAQLRESIALLNADIRSNQTRLANLETQVLQARKALQIANARLRNGVITNVELQSAETGVEEAELGRLNFQYQLLLNQLELKRLLGEGL, encoded by the coding sequence ATGAAACTACATCAACTTACATGCGTAGGGCTGTTGCTGACGGGAGCCGTTCAGGCCCAGACGCCGTCGGTGACAATTCCCGACGATCTGCGGGCGCTGGTGCAGCAGGCCAACACCAACTACCCGGTGCTCAAACAACAGCAGCAGCAGATTCAGGCGGGTGAAGTACGGGTCGATATCGCCCGGACGGCGCTCAAACCCAATGTGTCGGGTAACGCATCGTACCAGTATGTCAACCCCGTAGCCAAGGCGACGCTGCCCGTCAACGGGCGCGATCAGACCATTCAGTTCCAGCCCAACCATAACGTGAATGCTTACGTGGGCGTGGGGCAGACGATCTATGACTGGGGGCGTACCAACGCGGCTGTTCGGCAGGCCTCCGATAATGTTCAACTGCTGCGCCGGACGATGGATATCACCCAGCAAAACCTGGCTTACCAGGTAGCGGCCGCCTACTACGCCATTGGCTTTTTGCAGCGCAGCCTGATCGTGCAGGATTCGGTGATCAGTACCGCCGGGGCTAATGTAAAGCTGTTGATCAATCGCCTGCAAAACGGCGACGCCCTCGAATATGATGTATTGACGCAGGCCGTTCGGGTGAAAACGGCTCAAAACCGGCGGATCGAAATTCAAAACCAGCTGGAGCGGCAACTGGCCGTGCTGACCTACCTGACGGGCGATGCCAATCCAGCCGTAGCGGGGGCCGCTGCTCAGTTCAGCGCCCAGACGCCGGCCGGGTTTGGAACAACCCAGCCTTATAATCTGGATGGTGATCTGCAGGCGGTGGTGGCGCAGAACAAAGATGTGCAGCTGGCGCAGGATCGCGTTCGGCAGGCCGAGACTGATATTCTGGTAACGAATCTGACCAGTCGACCAAGTCTGGCGTTTACGGGGTCGGCAGGATACCGGAACGGGTACCTGCCTGAGATCAATAATCCCCGCTTCAACATTGCCGCCGGGGTGGCCCTGGCGGTACCCATCTATGCGGGTAAACGCTACCAGTTGCAGAATCAGGCCGCCCGGCTTTCGCTGGATGCCAGCCGCTACGCGGTAGAAAACGCCAGCGCACAGCTACGGGAAAGTATTGCGCTGCTGAATGCCGATATCCGCAGCAACCAGACGCGGCTGGCCAACCTCGAAACGCAGGTATTGCAGGCTAGAAAGGCACTGCAGATCGCCAACGCCCGGCTGCGGAACGGGGTTATCACAAATGTAGAATTACAGAGCGCCGAAACTGGCGTTGAAGAAGCTGAGCTGGGCCGCCTGAATTTTCAGTATCAGCTCCTCCTCAACCAACTCGAATTGAAGCGCCTGCTGGGTGAGGGATTATAA